The following proteins are encoded in a genomic region of Cryptomeria japonica chromosome 11, Sugi_1.0, whole genome shotgun sequence:
- the LOC131049484 gene encoding probable LRR receptor-like serine/threonine-protein kinase At3g47570 produces MRYFFINSPFSVTLFFTLSFLTLALSLNTTQVQVMKNMYYNLGLPSHGDPCQWHGVGCSENGGNDVVGLYFSSYNMNNSIWQYVFKLPALHFLELSNNSLQGPIPVCVGSLANLQTLDLRDNQLTGEIPEALGNMSELYWLDPSNNKLTGQIPEALGNMSELQYLDLSNNELTGKIPEDLGSTGALLTLYLSNNKLTGKIPVSVKHIPYVDLSNNEVEEGAPTGKSHSSVLIKVLGAVAVVIVFLICFLVFGVLWIRKLHNREEFKQTFRKILQKVEHPRISHEELLAATNRFHNSNLLSTNSFGSVYKGFLADGTRVAVKVLNLMHEQSHKIFRAECKVLQKARHRNLARIITTCSTIHIKALIFEYFSNGSLEKYLYQSSCRMGLRTLLNIAIDVAHAVEYLHYDCFVQIVHCDIKPSNVLLDESMTAHLSDFGISRLMGRITANSVTSTIDLKGSVGYIAPEYGLNGMMSPRGDVFSYGILLLEMLTRRRPTDNMFDGDLSLHSWVKRAFPERVAEVVDTSLLREGASKETEECLISLMRLGLLCSSDSPEARPPIQQDFTPHTSSSIKLKPTISNLVCDRGAITICEEASDT; encoded by the exons ATGAGGTATTTTTTCATTAATTCTCCTTTTTCTGTGACTCTCTTCTTCACTCTCTCATTTCTCACTCTTGCACTCTCTCTCAACACCACACAAGTCCAAGTCATGAAGAATATGTACTATAATTTGGGCCTTCCGTCTCACGGTGACCCATGCCAATGGCATGGCGTAGGTTGCAGTGAAAATGGGGGTAATGATGTTGTTGGACTCTACTTCTCTTCTTACAATATGAATAACAGTATTTGGCAGTATGTATTTAAGCTGCCAGCCCTTCATTTTCTTGAGCTCAGTAACAATAGCTTACAAGGCCCAATCCCTGTGTGCGTTGGCAGCTTGGCCAATCTGCAAACCCTTGATCTAAGAGACAATCAACTAACAGGGGAAATTCCAGAGGCTCTAGGGAATATGAGTGAGCTTTACTGGTTGGACCCGTCAAACAACAAATTAACAGGACAAATTCCAGAGGCTCTAGGGAATATGAGTGAGCTTCAATATTTGGACCTGTCAAACAACGAATTAACAGGAAAAATTCCAGAGGATCTAGGGTCTACGGGTGCGCTTTTAACGTTGTACCTGTCAAACAATAAATTAACAGGAAAAATTCCAGTGTCTGTAAAACACATCCCTTATGTGGACTTATCAAACAACGAAGTGGAAGAAGGCGCTCCAACAGGAAAAAGCCATTCCTCAGTCCTAATAAAAGTATTGGGAGCAGTAGCTGTTGTTATCGTTTTTCTAATTTGTTTTCTAGTATTCGGAGTTCTATGGATAAGGAAGTTGCATAATAGAGAGGAGTTTAAACAAACATTTCGCAAAATCCTTCAAAAGGTGGAACATCCACGCATCTCACATGAGGAGCTTCTTGCAGCAACCAATAGATTTCACAACTCCAATCTACTATCCACAAATAGCTTTGGATCAGTGTACAAGGGATTTTTGGCTGATGGTACTCGTGTTGCCGTTAAGGTTCTCAATTTAATGCATGAGCAATCGCACAAGATTTTCAGAGCAGAATGTAAAGTGTTGCAGAAGGCTCGACACCGAAATCTTGCTAGAATCATAACCACGTGTTCTACCATTCACATCAAAGCTTTAATCTTTGAGTATTTTTCTAATGGAAGCTTGGAGAAGTATTTGTATCAAAGCAGTTGTAGAATGGGATTGAGAACACTGCTGAACATAGCTATAGATGTAGCCCATGCTGTGGAATATCTTCACTATGATTGCTTCGTGCAGATAGTGCATTGTGACATAAAACCAAGCAATGTTCTTTTAGATGAAAGCATGACAGCTCATCTTTCAGATTTTGGAATATCCAGATTAATGGGAAGAATCACGGCCAATTCAGTAACTTCAACAATAGATTTAAAAGGCTCAGTGGGCTACATCGCACCAG AATATGGATTGAATGGCATGATGTCTCCTCGGGGAGATGTTTTTAGCTATGGTATTTTGTTATTGGAAATGCTGACAAGGAGGCGGCCAACTGATAATATGTTTGATGGTGATCTGAGCCTGCATAGCTGGGTGAAAAGGGCATTTCCAGAGAGGGTTGCTGAGGTAGTTGATACAAGCTTGTTAAGGGAAGGGGCTAGCAAAGAAACGGAAGAATGTCTGATTTCATTGATGCGTCTTGGTTTGCTGTGTTCAAGTGATTCCCCTGAAGCTCGGCCCCCCATTCAACAGGATTTCACCCCACACACTTCTTCTTCCATTAAATTAAAGCCCACTATATCCAATTTAGTTTGTGACAGAGGTGCAATAACTATTTGTGAGGAGGCATCAGATACCTAA